Proteins from one uncultured Anaeromusa sp. genomic window:
- a CDS encoding ABC transporter permease produces the protein MEQDSLMLLFILRRLLASVPVLLVVSLCSFFFIHTAHGDPAVAMYGSQLERMRPADQERIRENLGLDQPLPVQYGRWLSQAMQGELGTSYITGRPVSQMLAERLPRTIVLNVSALALMVCLAVAVGLASAIRQYSWLDYLATFFSFLFFSIPSFWLALLAILFFSVYLGWLPSAGMASLGNDGDWLDRLRHLLLPVVVLALSHVGAYIRFVRSSMLEVLGKEYIRMAHAKGLSPRRVHYLHAFRNALVPVITYGGLSFSSLVGGGYLVETVFAYPGLGQLSIQAASMRDYPLLMGTILLTGCFVVAGNLLADIACAWVDPRLTVEGLRKKVGGIG, from the coding sequence ATGGAGCAAGACTCCCTGATGTTGCTGTTTATTTTGCGGAGGCTGCTGGCTAGTGTGCCGGTGCTGCTGGTTGTCAGCCTCTGCTCCTTTTTCTTTATTCATACGGCTCATGGAGATCCGGCGGTGGCCATGTACGGCAGCCAGTTGGAGCGGATGCGCCCGGCGGACCAGGAGCGCATTCGTGAAAACTTGGGGCTGGATCAACCATTGCCTGTACAGTATGGACGCTGGCTGTCACAGGCTATGCAAGGCGAATTGGGAACTTCATATATTACCGGTCGCCCGGTATCGCAAATGCTGGCGGAGAGACTACCGCGCACCATTGTGTTGAATGTGAGCGCGTTGGCGCTGATGGTCTGCCTGGCGGTTGCTGTGGGCTTGGCTAGCGCCATTCGGCAATATTCGTGGCTTGATTATCTGGCGACGTTTTTTTCGTTTCTCTTTTTTTCCATTCCTAGCTTTTGGCTGGCGTTGTTAGCGATTTTGTTTTTTAGCGTCTATTTAGGCTGGCTGCCATCCGCTGGCATGGCTTCTTTAGGGAATGATGGAGATTGGCTCGACCGGCTGCGGCATTTGCTGCTGCCGGTCGTTGTGCTGGCGTTAAGTCATGTGGGCGCTTATATTCGCTTTGTGCGGTCCAGCATGCTGGAAGTGCTGGGCAAGGAATATATTCGTATGGCCCATGCCAAAGGCTTATCGCCGCGAAGAGTGCATTATCTGCATGCCTTTCGCAATGCCTTGGTGCCTGTTATTACTTATGGCGGGTTATCTTTTTCTTCTCTTGTCGGGGGCGGTTATCTGGTGGAGACGGTATTTGCTTATCCAGGATTGGGACAATTAAGCATTCAAGCCGCCTCCATGCGCGATTATCCGCTGTTGATGGGAACGATATTGCTAACAGGCTGCTTTGTCGTCGCCGGAAACTTGCTGGCGGATATTGCCTGCGCTTGGGTAGATCCCAGACTGACGGTGGAAGGGCTGCGAAAGAAGGTGGGCGGCATTGGGTAA
- a CDS encoding ABC transporter permease: protein MGNKAFWKRLVRHRLGQGGLIVLAIMLLLAAAAPLLAAYSPIDADLAAVRQPPNGMHLFGTDELGRDIFSRLLYGARVSLAVGIASVALATTLGLLYGVVSGYTGGLADNALMRLLDGLLSVPTLVLVIALQALSGQGFQSVIGVIAATSWMQTARIVRTEFLAVKQQPFVQAALTCGASDGTVIWRHILPNCLPSVVVLATMSVGHAIVTEAALSFLGMGIPPHLPSWGNMLMGGQRSILAGAWWIAFFPGCFIVLTVLAINFLGDAVRDALDPLGGKGNFGAKGEAS, encoded by the coding sequence TTGGGTAACAAGGCTTTTTGGAAACGTCTGGTGCGCCACCGTTTGGGGCAGGGCGGTTTAATCGTCTTGGCGATTATGCTCTTACTGGCTGCTGCGGCGCCGCTTCTGGCGGCGTATAGCCCGATAGACGCCGACTTAGCAGCCGTGCGGCAGCCTCCTAACGGTATGCATCTATTTGGTACGGATGAATTGGGACGTGATATTTTCAGCCGCCTGTTGTATGGAGCGAGGGTGTCCCTGGCGGTGGGCATTGCTTCGGTGGCTCTTGCGACTACCCTAGGGCTTCTGTACGGCGTGGTCAGCGGCTATACAGGGGGCTTGGCGGATAACGCGCTGATGCGCTTGTTGGATGGCTTGCTTTCGGTGCCTACGCTGGTGCTGGTTATTGCCTTGCAGGCGCTGAGCGGTCAAGGCTTTCAAAGTGTTATTGGGGTAATTGCGGCTACCAGTTGGATGCAGACCGCCCGTATTGTGCGGACCGAGTTTTTAGCTGTGAAACAGCAGCCCTTTGTGCAGGCGGCGCTTACATGCGGCGCAAGCGACGGAACGGTGATTTGGCGGCATATCTTGCCGAATTGTTTGCCTTCGGTTGTCGTGTTGGCGACGATGAGCGTGGGCCATGCGATTGTAACGGAAGCGGCTCTCAGCTTTCTGGGCATGGGGATTCCGCCGCACCTTCCTTCATGGGGGAATATGCTGATGGGCGGGCAGCGGAGCATTTTAGCGGGCGCCTGGTGGATTGCTTTTTTCCCGGGCTGCTTTATTGTCTTGACCGTATTAGCCATTAACTTCTTGGGAGATGCGGTGCGAGACGCTCTTGACCCGTTGGGAGGCAAAGGAAATTTCGGAGCAAAAGGAGAGGCGTCATGA
- a CDS encoding ABC transporter ATP-binding protein has product MMDAIKMHEVTQKFGAVTAVEQLTLAVQEGEIFGLLGPDGAGKTTIMRLLAGLLTPSAGEAWVCGFHTLSDVEALRNHISYMPQRFGLYLDLTVQENIDFYADLYNVPQTIRKEKIPELLAFSNMTAFRDRQARNLSGGMKQKLALACALVHTPKVLFLDEPTNGVDPMSRRDFWRILGKLLEEKVTIFVSTSYLDEAERCDRVGLLYKGRLILAGRPAEIKAKMNGVLLEIRCSAPRTVLPLLKAVMQPRSAGLFGNKIHLVAMGEAAQVEADLKEKLRELDIQGEVAVITPSLEDVFISMLTTGESGD; this is encoded by the coding sequence ATGATGGATGCAATTAAGATGCACGAGGTGACGCAAAAATTTGGCGCAGTCACCGCTGTGGAGCAGTTGACTCTTGCTGTGCAGGAAGGCGAGATTTTTGGTTTGTTAGGGCCTGACGGAGCGGGTAAGACGACCATCATGAGGCTTTTGGCGGGCCTTTTGACGCCAAGCGCAGGAGAAGCCTGGGTGTGTGGTTTTCATACTCTAAGCGATGTCGAAGCGCTCCGCAACCATATTAGCTATATGCCGCAGCGCTTTGGCTTGTATCTTGATTTGACGGTACAAGAGAATATTGACTTTTACGCAGATTTATATAATGTTCCCCAAACCATTCGCAAAGAAAAAATACCGGAACTGCTGGCGTTTAGCAATATGACTGCTTTTCGCGACAGGCAGGCGCGGAATTTATCCGGCGGCATGAAGCAAAAACTGGCTCTTGCCTGCGCCCTTGTGCATACGCCGAAGGTGCTGTTTTTGGATGAGCCGACAAACGGCGTAGATCCGATGTCGCGGCGAGATTTTTGGCGTATTTTAGGTAAGCTGTTGGAAGAAAAGGTGACGATTTTTGTTTCTACTTCGTATCTTGACGAAGCGGAACGCTGTGATCGCGTCGGTCTCTTGTATAAGGGACGGTTGATTTTGGCAGGCAGGCCGGCGGAAATCAAAGCTAAAATGAATGGCGTTTTGTTGGAAATACGCTGTAGTGCGCCTAGAACCGTATTACCGCTGCTCAAAGCGGTTATGCAGCCTCGTTCCGCCGGTTTGTTCGGCAATAAGATTCATTTAGTTGCCATGGGTGAAGCCGCACAGGTCGAGGCGGACCTTAAGGAGAAATTGCGCGAGCTAGACATTCAAGGGGAAGTGGCAGTGATAACGCCTTCCCTGGAGGACGTGTTTATTTCGATGCTTACGACGGGAGAAAGTGGTGACTGA
- a CDS encoding ABC transporter ATP-binding protein: MTEVEDSRNDSEYAVIVEDLAKRYGSFTAVNNVSFRVKRGEIFGFLGPNGAGKSTTIRMLCGIILPTSGKAQVIGLDVFRQAEEIKANIGYMSQKFSLYEDLTVEENIDFYSGIYEIPAARKQERKAWVLKMAELEEQRNSFTSNLAGGWRQRLALGCSLLHEPQVLFLDEPTSGVDPISRRNFWDLIYHLAGEGVTVFVTTHYMDEAEYCDRLAMIYRGELVAIGTPDELKNKHIAAQSINLECMDSKLIRPSLEDVFVSIIEAQDQKVT; encoded by the coding sequence GTGACTGAGGTGGAAGACAGCCGCAATGACTCGGAATATGCTGTAATTGTTGAAGACCTGGCAAAGCGTTACGGCAGCTTTACGGCTGTCAACAATGTATCCTTTCGGGTGAAAAGGGGAGAAATCTTTGGTTTTCTTGGGCCCAATGGCGCAGGAAAGTCGACTACCATCCGCATGCTGTGCGGTATTATCTTGCCTACGTCCGGCAAGGCCCAGGTAATCGGTTTGGATGTATTCCGCCAGGCGGAGGAAATTAAAGCCAATATCGGTTATATGTCACAAAAATTTTCGCTTTATGAAGACCTCACAGTGGAAGAAAATATTGATTTTTATAGCGGCATCTACGAAATTCCGGCGGCACGAAAGCAAGAACGTAAGGCATGGGTGCTTAAAATGGCCGAGCTGGAGGAGCAGCGCAACAGCTTTACTTCTAACTTGGCCGGCGGCTGGAGGCAGCGGCTGGCGTTAGGGTGTTCACTGCTGCATGAGCCGCAAGTACTGTTTTTGGATGAACCGACATCAGGGGTGGACCCCATTTCACGGCGCAACTTTTGGGATTTAATTTATCATCTCGCAGGCGAGGGAGTTACTGTTTTTGTCACCACGCATTATATGGATGAAGCCGAATATTGTGACCGCCTGGCTATGATTTATCGAGGCGAGCTGGTGGCCATAGGCACGCCGGATGAGTTGAAAAATAAGCATATTGCTGCGCAAAGTATCAATTTGGAATGTATGGACTCCAAATTAATTAGACCATCCCTGGAAGACGTGTTTGTGTCTATCATTGAAGCGCAGGATCAGAAAGTAACGTGA
- a CDS encoding ABC transporter permease gives MSIHRIAAIIRKEFIHILRDSRSLSMAIAMPVLLIFLFGSSLSLDVDRVPLVVWDQSQTTDSRELIGRFTSSQYFSLAATASSYADIEAAIDRREAILALVVPYDFGRKLESAQQAEAQLLVDGSDANTATIAIGYAQGVTNGYNSALLLKASQKKGGKAVAMPLEGKLRVWFNQNMQAKNYIVPGLIAVIMMVIASLLTSLTIAREWENGTMEQLITTPLKPLELIIGKLTPYFVIGMLDVALVVLMGRFLFDVPLRGNGALVFGMAALFLPGALAMGMLISIVTRSQLLASQLAMVLTFLPSFLLSGFMYAIANMPEPIQVLTHLIPSRYFVTILKNVYLKGAGLEIIWAEAVFLFFFGVIMVFVANKKLKKRLV, from the coding sequence GTGAGTATTCATCGCATAGCGGCTATTATTCGCAAGGAATTTATTCATATTCTCCGCGACTCCCGCAGTTTGAGCATGGCTATTGCCATGCCGGTGCTGTTGATTTTTCTTTTTGGCTCTTCCTTAAGTCTTGATGTAGATCGCGTGCCGCTCGTGGTCTGGGATCAAAGCCAAACCACCGACAGCCGTGAATTAATCGGCCGTTTCACATCTTCGCAGTATTTTAGCTTGGCCGCCACAGCCTCTTCGTATGCGGACATTGAGGCGGCCATTGACCGACGGGAGGCTATCCTGGCGCTTGTCGTTCCCTATGACTTCGGCCGTAAACTGGAAAGCGCACAGCAGGCGGAGGCGCAGCTTCTCGTCGACGGCAGCGACGCCAATACAGCTACCATTGCGATCGGCTATGCCCAAGGTGTAACAAATGGCTACAACAGCGCTTTGCTGTTGAAAGCCTCGCAAAAAAAAGGCGGCAAAGCCGTGGCTATGCCGCTGGAGGGGAAGCTGCGCGTTTGGTTTAACCAGAATATGCAGGCGAAAAACTACATTGTTCCCGGGCTTATCGCCGTAATCATGATGGTGATTGCGTCCTTGCTGACTTCTCTGACCATTGCCCGTGAATGGGAAAACGGAACCATGGAGCAGTTGATTACAACCCCGCTCAAGCCGTTGGAACTGATTATTGGCAAGCTGACGCCATATTTTGTGATTGGCATGCTGGATGTGGCGCTGGTGGTGCTGATGGGACGATTCTTGTTTGATGTGCCGCTGCGGGGGAATGGGGCCCTTGTCTTTGGAATGGCGGCTTTGTTTTTGCCGGGCGCTCTGGCTATGGGGATGTTGATCAGCATTGTAACGAGATCACAGCTTTTGGCTAGTCAGCTGGCGATGGTGCTGACCTTTTTGCCCTCATTCCTGCTGTCCGGCTTTATGTACGCTATTGCGAATATGCCGGAGCCCATTCAAGTACTTACCCACCTGATACCTTCACGCTACTTTGTCACTATTTTAAAGAACGTCTATTTAAAAGGGGCGGGGCTGGAAATCATTTGGGCGGAAGCGGTATTCCTTTTCTTCTTTGGGGTGATTATGGTTTTTGTTGCCAACAAGAAACTCAAAAAGAGACTGGTGTGA
- a CDS encoding ABC transporter permease, with translation MAFERLRQMIKKEFIQVLRNPKMRAIVLVMPVVQSLIFGYAVTTDVNRVTTAIFDQAQTPESRGLTDRFSRSGYFAVNAVLQSDREVDEVIGLGKSTVVLRIPTSFSRDLASGATANVQIIVDGVDSNTAGVVLNYAGTILQNENVELLKKRAGLPGWEPAGVQLQTRPWFNENLTSRNFYVPGVIAAIVMLVSLLLTSMSIVREKEMGTMEQIVVTPIKPLEFILGKTMPSIVLGFVNMIFVTLISVFWFDIPVRGSVPLLFVANGLYLMTTVGIGLLISTISDTQQQAMMSSFFFYLPAILLSGFMFPIANMPEVVQWCTYANPLRYFLIIIRGIFLKGVGLSILWPQLLALFLLGMALLTLAVKKFRKNLA, from the coding sequence ATGGCTTTTGAACGTTTGCGGCAAATGATAAAAAAAGAATTTATTCAGGTTCTTCGCAATCCCAAAATGAGAGCGATTGTATTAGTCATGCCTGTCGTACAAAGTCTTATTTTCGGCTACGCTGTGACGACCGATGTAAATCGAGTAACTACGGCTATTTTTGACCAGGCGCAAACGCCGGAAAGCCGGGGATTGACGGATCGCTTTAGCCGTTCGGGATATTTTGCTGTGAACGCAGTGTTGCAAAGCGACCGAGAGGTAGACGAAGTAATTGGTTTGGGGAAAAGTACGGTAGTGCTGCGCATCCCAACTTCGTTCAGCCGCGATCTGGCCAGCGGCGCTACGGCGAACGTGCAAATCATAGTGGATGGCGTGGATTCCAATACCGCCGGCGTAGTGTTGAATTATGCCGGGACTATTCTGCAAAATGAGAATGTTGAGCTGCTGAAAAAACGCGCAGGTCTTCCTGGCTGGGAGCCAGCGGGAGTGCAGCTGCAAACGCGGCCGTGGTTTAACGAGAATCTAACAAGCCGCAATTTTTATGTTCCGGGAGTTATTGCGGCTATTGTCATGTTGGTCTCACTTTTGTTGACCAGTATGTCCATTGTGCGGGAAAAAGAAATGGGCACGATGGAACAAATTGTCGTGACGCCGATTAAGCCGTTAGAGTTCATTTTAGGCAAGACCATGCCGTCTATTGTTCTGGGCTTTGTGAATATGATTTTTGTCACGTTGATCAGTGTCTTTTGGTTTGATATTCCTGTGCGCGGCAGTGTACCGCTCTTGTTTGTAGCCAATGGCTTGTATTTGATGACAACCGTCGGTATTGGTCTCTTGATTTCTACTATTTCCGATACGCAGCAGCAGGCCATGATGTCGAGCTTCTTTTTCTACCTGCCGGCGATTCTGTTGTCCGGCTTTATGTTCCCCATTGCCAATATGCCGGAAGTAGTGCAATGGTGTACCTATGCCAACCCGTTGCGTTATTTTTTAATCATTATTCGCGGTATTTTTCTAAAGGGTGTGGGGCTGTCGATCTTGTGGCCTCAATTACTGGCGTTGTTTTTATTGGGGATGGCGCTCTTGACATTGGCGGTCAAAAAATTTCGCAAGAATTTGGCGTAA
- a CDS encoding L-lactate dehydrogenase, whose protein sequence is MNFPKRKLAIVGVGHVGSAVLNCALAFNLAADIALIDILEEKAMGEALDASHGTPYTFSPSAYVHAGGYEECKDADVIIVAAGPSILPGANLDRLLLAESNVKTIHDVMNSITKYTKDAIIIMITNPLDITTYCAQNLFGYPKHKILGTGTTLETARLRRILGNKYNVDPKNVHGYILGEHGNSAFPAWSLVSVAGIAADKLDSYFQPEEPLDYEKTGAAVVNVAYDVLNYKGCTNSGIAMVACRIARAVFYNENSIFPVSTTLSGEYGLAGIALSLPCVVNSEGVRQRLEVPLNETEIGKLKASFENLGQVLKSVGVKK, encoded by the coding sequence ATGAATTTCCCTAAACGTAAGTTGGCTATTGTCGGGGTAGGACATGTTGGTTCGGCGGTGTTGAATTGCGCCTTGGCGTTTAATTTGGCGGCGGATATTGCTTTGATTGATATTCTTGAAGAAAAGGCAATGGGAGAGGCGTTAGACGCCAGCCACGGCACGCCGTATACCTTTAGCCCCAGCGCCTACGTGCACGCAGGGGGCTACGAAGAATGCAAGGATGCGGATGTGATTATTGTTGCCGCCGGTCCAAGTATTCTTCCGGGCGCTAATTTGGATCGCCTGCTGTTGGCGGAGAGCAATGTAAAAACCATTCATGACGTGATGAACTCCATTACGAAGTACACAAAAGACGCCATTATCATTATGATTACAAATCCTTTAGATATTACTACGTATTGCGCGCAAAATCTCTTTGGCTATCCTAAACATAAGATTTTAGGGACCGGGACAACCTTGGAGACCGCGCGGCTGCGCAGGATTTTGGGCAATAAATACAACGTCGATCCCAAGAACGTACATGGTTATATTCTCGGCGAGCATGGAAACTCCGCCTTCCCGGCTTGGAGCCTGGTGAGCGTGGCTGGTATTGCAGCTGACAAGCTAGATTCGTATTTCCAGCCGGAAGAACCCTTGGATTATGAAAAAACGGGTGCAGCGGTGGTCAATGTCGCCTATGACGTACTGAACTACAAGGGCTGCACCAACTCTGGCATTGCCATGGTAGCCTGTCGAATTGCCAGAGCGGTATTTTATAATGAAAACAGCATTTTCCCGGTATCAACGACCTTAAGCGGAGAATATGGCTTGGCCGGCATTGCCTTGAGTCTGCCTTGCGTCGTGAATTCCGAGGGGGTTCGGCAGCGTTTGGAAGTGCCGTTGAACGAAACGGAAATTGGCAAGCTGAAAGCTAGCTTTGAAAACTTGGGACAAGTGTTAAAATCGGTGGGCGTTAAAAAATAA
- a CDS encoding heavy metal-associated domain-containing protein, producing the protein MCKSCGCFSLGTSQLKLLIKDLDAQQAQEVETFLGGIPGIKHVHIHADNGKATIHYVTKQLSQDTIIQLLKDYHPQKAKTFLGKWW; encoded by the coding sequence ATGTGTAAATCCTGCGGTTGCTTTTCGCTGGGTACAAGCCAGCTGAAGCTGCTGATTAAAGACTTGGATGCGCAGCAGGCGCAAGAAGTGGAGACGTTCTTGGGCGGAATTCCCGGGATAAAACACGTTCATATTCACGCAGACAATGGCAAAGCGACAATACATTACGTAACAAAGCAGTTGTCTCAAGATACGATCATTCAGTTACTCAAGGACTATCATCCCCAAAAAGCAAAAACGTTTCTTGGAAAATGGTGGTAA
- a CDS encoding TetR/AcrR family transcriptional regulator, protein MRSRKTTEIRREEILRAALFIVEQQGLDNLNTNAIAAVIQLVPSAIYRHFKNKEEIIAALIDFIGERLQQNLQQATTQEGTALERLKSLFELHVKLLQEEPAIPRILYFLISSERNQELKKKMLAEIDAYVYETKKLLLQGKKAGEINPAVDVAAAAMMFLGMIQPLVILSQENKDVLDEYPQKLWQCYQRAIAF, encoded by the coding sequence ATGCGCAGCAGAAAAACGACGGAAATACGCCGTGAGGAAATCTTGCGAGCGGCGCTGTTTATTGTGGAACAGCAGGGCTTAGATAATTTGAATACCAATGCGATTGCCGCGGTGATTCAATTGGTGCCGTCTGCCATTTACCGGCATTTTAAAAATAAAGAAGAAATTATTGCGGCTCTTATTGACTTTATTGGTGAGCGTCTGCAGCAAAATTTGCAGCAAGCGACAACTCAGGAAGGGACGGCGCTGGAACGTTTAAAAAGTCTCTTTGAACTTCATGTGAAATTGCTGCAAGAAGAGCCGGCGATTCCACGTATTCTTTATTTCTTAATTAGCAGTGAGCGCAATCAGGAATTGAAAAAAAAGATGCTCGCTGAAATTGACGCCTATGTATATGAAACGAAAAAACTGCTGCTCCAAGGGAAGAAAGCCGGCGAAATCAATCCTGCGGTGGATGTTGCGGCAGCGGCCATGATGTTTTTAGGCATGATCCAGCCGCTAGTCATTCTCAGCCAAGAGAATAAGGACGTATTAGATGAATACCCGCAAAAACTGTGGCAGTGTTATCAACGCGCGATTGCTTTCTAG
- a CDS encoding iron-containing alcohol dehydrogenase family protein: MTMAVEQVSFPQNVFRGRGALPQIGAYCKELGGPVFVLGGKTALGKTQAILEASLQEAGVKIAAVEWYGGECTQDNIDRLAAGVRQHGAKVIIAVGGGKALDTGKLTGDACGVPVVTVPTIAATCAAATPVAVLYDNDGIFIRIVSFPNCPVGMIIDTDILLAAPAEYLSAGLGDTLAKWYEYRAAIQCVEQNSLSLAALAQGRLCYDLVARFGGEAQNAAATKEYAAALEATADAIILYAGMASIYGGEKLRSAAAHALYNAFTIIPEAHEMGHGRTVGYGNLCLLALEGRADEELLEAVEIAKACGVPVTSQQIAKTTAAQLEAVAAKAVSLPDMKNMPLTVTTEKMLQAIARVDALSS, encoded by the coding sequence ATGACTATGGCAGTAGAACAAGTAAGCTTTCCCCAGAATGTTTTTCGCGGACGCGGGGCGTTGCCGCAGATTGGCGCATATTGCAAAGAACTAGGTGGGCCGGTCTTTGTTTTGGGCGGCAAAACAGCGCTTGGGAAAACCCAGGCCATCTTGGAAGCCAGCTTGCAGGAAGCAGGGGTCAAAATTGCGGCGGTGGAATGGTATGGCGGCGAATGTACACAGGACAACATTGACCGTTTGGCGGCTGGCGTGCGCCAGCATGGCGCGAAGGTTATTATTGCCGTGGGCGGCGGCAAGGCGCTCGATACCGGCAAGCTGACCGGTGATGCTTGCGGCGTTCCGGTAGTAACGGTGCCGACCATTGCGGCTACCTGTGCGGCGGCTACGCCGGTAGCGGTGCTGTACGACAATGACGGTATCTTTATCCGCATCGTATCCTTTCCTAATTGTCCGGTAGGCATGATCATTGACACCGATATTTTGCTGGCAGCGCCAGCAGAGTATTTGTCTGCAGGCTTAGGAGATACCCTGGCCAAATGGTACGAATACCGCGCCGCGATTCAGTGCGTGGAGCAGAATAGTTTAAGTCTGGCTGCCTTGGCTCAGGGCCGGTTGTGTTATGACTTGGTGGCTCGTTTCGGCGGCGAAGCCCAAAATGCGGCAGCGACCAAAGAATATGCTGCAGCGCTGGAAGCTACGGCGGATGCTATTATTCTTTATGCGGGGATGGCCTCGATTTATGGCGGAGAAAAGCTGCGTTCGGCAGCGGCTCATGCTTTATACAACGCCTTTACGATTATTCCGGAAGCCCATGAAATGGGGCATGGCCGGACCGTGGGCTATGGAAATCTTTGCTTATTGGCGTTGGAAGGCCGGGCGGACGAAGAACTTCTGGAAGCCGTTGAAATTGCTAAAGCTTGCGGCGTGCCCGTGACTAGCCAGCAAATTGCTAAAACCACAGCGGCTCAACTGGAAGCTGTTGCAGCCAAAGCGGTATCGCTGCCGGATATGAAAAACATGCCGTTGACAGTAACGACGGAAAAAATGCTCCAGGCGATTGCGCGCGTAGACGCATTAAGCTCATAA
- a CDS encoding ABC transporter substrate-binding protein, with the protein MKKKTALYLMLCGMVMAALLLTGCGGKKEAKTPADAIVLGVENESAKVNPLFTDEHDDAVMLIFTGLTRYNEKNELTPDLAESWQISADQKEYIFKLRQNVKWHDGQPFTAEDVKFTIDTALDKKSNSTIRERFEEIQEVSVLDPYTVKIVLKTPFPLLDAMTTGMIPKHALAGKDVNQDAFNAQPIGTGPFRLSQWQKGQAMTLEANKDFYRGAPKVAKVILKFLPDQNVRALQLETGEIDVALVDPAQVERVQKVQSLQVERVVTADYRCLMYNRQFPLWNDARVRQALNFAVDREALVKGVMLGWGKAAYGPLQLNWANNSAVETYAYNPAKAKELLAAAGYTPGADGMLQKDGKKLTFKITTFAHDPVRVSLANALSTQFKQIGVDAVPDPREKGSFKIADMETFLLGWGSPFDPDQDTYRIFHGSDPSGQNYEHYKNAKVDAALTAARQTMNQEARKGLYAQFQQALAEDPPFNFLVYLDVAVVHNKSIGGFKARTLGHHGAGYTWNVEEWSKTP; encoded by the coding sequence ATGAAGAAAAAGACAGCTCTCTATCTTATGCTGTGCGGCATGGTAATGGCAGCATTACTGTTGACAGGGTGCGGCGGGAAAAAAGAAGCGAAGACCCCGGCGGATGCGATTGTCTTGGGGGTTGAGAATGAGTCTGCCAAGGTAAATCCGCTCTTTACAGACGAGCATGATGATGCGGTAATGCTGATCTTTACCGGCTTGACTAGATATAATGAAAAGAACGAACTGACGCCGGATTTAGCGGAATCCTGGCAGATAAGCGCCGATCAAAAGGAATACATATTCAAGCTGCGGCAAAACGTAAAATGGCATGACGGCCAGCCGTTTACAGCGGAAGACGTTAAATTTACGATTGATACGGCGTTAGACAAAAAAAGCAATTCGACCATTCGCGAACGTTTTGAAGAAATTCAAGAGGTAAGCGTACTGGATCCCTATACGGTCAAGATTGTTTTAAAGACGCCTTTTCCTTTGCTGGACGCTATGACGACCGGCATGATTCCGAAACATGCCTTAGCGGGAAAAGACGTGAATCAAGACGCCTTTAACGCCCAGCCGATTGGCACCGGACCTTTCCGTCTGAGCCAATGGCAAAAAGGACAAGCGATGACGCTGGAAGCCAATAAGGATTTTTATCGGGGCGCTCCGAAAGTGGCGAAAGTGATCTTGAAGTTCCTGCCGGATCAGAACGTCCGGGCCTTGCAGTTGGAAACCGGAGAAATTGATGTAGCTCTTGTCGATCCGGCTCAAGTGGAGCGGGTGCAAAAAGTGCAGAGCCTCCAGGTGGAACGAGTAGTAACGGCGGATTATCGCTGCTTGATGTATAATCGCCAATTTCCCTTATGGAATGATGCGCGTGTACGCCAGGCGTTGAATTTTGCCGTAGACCGGGAGGCGCTGGTAAAAGGCGTGATGCTTGGCTGGGGCAAAGCGGCTTATGGACCGCTGCAGCTCAATTGGGCCAATAACAGTGCCGTAGAAACATACGCCTATAATCCGGCGAAGGCGAAAGAACTGCTGGCGGCGGCAGGCTATACGCCGGGCGCGGACGGGATGCTGCAAAAAGACGGGAAGAAGCTGACCTTTAAAATTACTACCTTTGCCCATGACCCGGTGCGGGTTTCCTTAGCGAACGCCTTGTCTACGCAGTTTAAACAAATTGGCGTAGACGCTGTGCCGGATCCGCGAGAAAAGGGGTCCTTTAAAATCGCAGACATGGAAACATTTTTGTTGGGCTGGGGCAGTCCCTTTGATCCGGATCAAGATACGTACCGGATCTTCCATGGCAGCGACCCCAGCGGCCAAAACTATGAACACTATAAAAACGCTAAGGTAGATGCGGCTTTGACAGCGGCGCGGCAAACAATGAATCAAGAAGCGCGCAAAGGATTGTACGCTCAGTTCCAGCAAGCGTTGGCAGAGGATCCGCCGTTTAATTTCTTGGTTTACTTGGATGTTGCCGTAGTGCATAATAAAAGCATCGGCGGCTTTAAGGCAAGGACGTTGGGCCATCATGGCGCCGGTTATACTTGGAATGTGGAAGAATGGAGCAAGACTCCCTGA